In a genomic window of Ruminococcus albus 7 = DSM 20455:
- a CDS encoding glycosyltransferase family 4 protein, with amino-acid sequence MNKKHILVITQYFYPEQFRINDMCAEWVKRGYEVTVVTGYPNYPQGEYYDGYGWFRHTKQKWKGVKIIRLPLTARKQGSVRLALNYLSFVISGLIWAKTTNVKADYVFTYEVSPMTQALVGVWYSKRRKIPNYLYVTDLWPENVEIITGIKSKWIITPIQWMVDYIYKRNNRILTSSKSFIKSISKRRIPFNKIEFWPQYAEEFYKPIIHPQYNEIPQDGIFNIVFAGNIGYAQGLGILVDSAKQLLSKGILVRFNIIGNGRYLPELKKLVKDSKTDDYFNFIDRKNPEEIPSYISSADASLICLSKSEVFSITIPAKTQSCMACGKPILVSADGEVQDIIKEAKAGLVSGSEDVDALTNNIVLLKNTSINELNEMGNNALKYYSENFEKKKLMDRMDKILEGS; translated from the coding sequence ATGAATAAAAAACACATCCTGGTCATAACACAATATTTTTATCCTGAACAGTTCAGGATAAACGATATGTGCGCTGAATGGGTCAAGAGGGGCTATGAGGTCACAGTTGTTACCGGTTATCCTAATTATCCGCAGGGTGAATACTATGATGGATATGGCTGGTTCAGGCATACAAAACAGAAATGGAAGGGCGTAAAGATAATACGACTGCCGCTAACAGCAAGAAAACAAGGCTCTGTAAGACTTGCGCTGAATTATCTGTCATTTGTTATCTCAGGTTTAATCTGGGCAAAGACGACAAATGTTAAAGCCGATTATGTTTTTACATATGAAGTTTCTCCCATGACACAGGCGCTTGTTGGTGTATGGTATTCCAAAAGAAGAAAAATACCCAATTATTTGTACGTTACTGATTTATGGCCTGAAAACGTCGAGATTATAACGGGAATAAAAAGTAAGTGGATAATTACTCCAATTCAATGGATGGTAGATTACATATATAAAAGAAATAACCGTATATTGACTTCTTCTAAAAGTTTTATCAAATCAATCAGTAAACGGCGTATACCATTTAATAAGATAGAGTTTTGGCCTCAGTATGCAGAAGAGTTCTATAAACCAATTATTCATCCTCAATATAATGAAATACCCCAGGATGGTATTTTTAATATAGTGTTTGCAGGTAATATTGGTTATGCTCAAGGGTTAGGAATATTGGTTGATAGTGCTAAGCAATTATTATCAAAAGGCATTTTGGTTAGATTTAATATAATTGGAAATGGTAGGTATTTGCCTGAACTAAAGAAATTAGTTAAGGATAGTAAAACAGATGATTACTTTAATTTTATAGACAGAAAGAATCCTGAAGAAATCCCAAGTTACATTTCTTCTGCTGATGCTTCTCTTATTTGTCTATCCAAAAGTGAAGTGTTCTCTATTACAATACCTGCTAAAACTCAATCATGTATGGCTTGTGGTAAGCCAATATTGGTTTCGGCTGATGGTGAGGTTCAAGACATTATTAAAGAAGCTAAAGCCGGACTTGTAAGTGGATCAGAGGATGTTGATGCACTTACTAATAATATAGTATTACTTAAAAATACTAGTATAAATGAATTGAATGAAATGGGCAATAATGCATTAAAATACTATTCTGAAAACTTTGAAAAGAAGAAGCTGATGGATAGAATGGACAAAATACTAGAAGGGTCTTGA
- a CDS encoding polysaccharide biosynthesis protein, which produces MSTFNGATLLITGGTGSFGHTVLKHFLDTDIREIRIFSRDEKKQDDMRHELQAKNPDTAKKVKFYIGDVRDPQSIKDAMPGVDFIFHAAALKQVPSCEFFPMQAVKTNIEGTDNMLHAAIEAGVKRVVCLSTDKAAYPINAMGISKAMMEHVITANARVAAERGNTVICCTRYGNVMCSRGSVIPLFIDQIRAGNPITITNPEMTRFLMNLDEAVDLVKFAFEHANPGDLFVQKADASTIGDLAKAVQKLFGDTGTRIIGTRHGEKLYETLLTQEERLRSEDMGDYFRVSADNRDLNYDKYFVKGQVQTQADEAYTSHNTVRLDVEGTIKKLLTTDYVNEQLNIGK; this is translated from the coding sequence ATGTCAACGTTTAATGGAGCTACTTTATTGATAACTGGTGGTACAGGAAGTTTCGGTCATACTGTACTTAAGCATTTTTTAGATACTGATATAAGAGAAATCCGCATATTCAGCCGTGACGAAAAGAAACAGGATGATATGCGCCATGAATTGCAGGCAAAGAATCCTGATACTGCAAAAAAAGTTAAGTTCTATATCGGAGATGTTCGTGATCCTCAGTCTATAAAAGATGCTATGCCCGGTGTTGATTTCATATTTCATGCTGCTGCATTAAAACAGGTACCTTCTTGTGAGTTTTTTCCTATGCAGGCTGTAAAGACCAATATTGAAGGAACAGATAATATGCTTCACGCTGCAATTGAAGCTGGTGTTAAGCGTGTTGTTTGTCTTTCAACAGACAAGGCAGCTTATCCTATAAATGCTATGGGTATTTCCAAGGCAATGATGGAACATGTTATTACCGCTAACGCTCGTGTAGCTGCAGAAAGAGGTAATACCGTTATTTGCTGTACTCGTTATGGAAATGTAATGTGTAGTCGTGGATCTGTTATTCCTTTATTTATAGATCAGATTAGAGCGGGTAATCCTATAACAATCACTAATCCAGAGATGACTCGTTTCCTTATGAACCTTGACGAGGCTGTCGATCTTGTTAAGTTCGCTTTTGAGCACGCTAATCCCGGGGATTTGTTTGTTCAAAAAGCTGATGCTTCTACAATAGGAGATCTCGCAAAGGCTGTTCAGAAGCTGTTTGGTGATACGGGAACAAGGATCATCGGCACACGTCATGGTGAAAAGCTCTATGAGACACTTCTTACACAGGAAGAGAGACTGCGTTCTGAGGACATGGGCGATTACTTCCGTGTCTCCGCTGATAACCGTGATCTCAATTATGATAAGTATTTCGTTAAAGGTCAAGTTCAGACTCAGGCTGATGAGGCATACACAAGCCATAATACTGTCAGACTTGATGTTGAGGGAACGATTAAAAAACTACTCACTACAGATTATGTTAATGAGCAGTTGAATATCGGGAAGTGA
- a CDS encoding SDR family oxidoreductase: MKFLILGCNGMAGHTISLYLKEQGHDVFGFDLRPSTLIESTTGNAMDSAFIKDLVGVNRYDSIINCIGLLNQFAENNKSSAAYLNGYFPHYLAELTEGTDTQVIHMSTDCVFSGKRGQYTEDDLRDGETFYDRSKALGELEDDRNITMRNSIVGPDINPNGIGLLNWFMKQEDTVNGFLGAIWTGQTTLQLAKTMEVAAKTKAHGLFNTVPSESINKYELLKLFNHYMRNDKINIIPVDKTVADKSLKRTRFEFDYLIPDYEQMVAELADWMRAHKSLYPHYEL, translated from the coding sequence ATGAAGTTTTTAATTCTTGGATGCAACGGTATGGCTGGTCATACCATTAGCTTATACTTGAAAGAACAGGGTCATGATGTATTTGGCTTTGATCTTCGCCCTTCCACTTTGATTGAAAGCACAACTGGAAACGCAATGGATTCCGCGTTTATAAAAGATCTTGTCGGCGTTAATAGGTATGACAGTATTATCAACTGTATTGGACTTCTTAATCAGTTCGCAGAGAACAATAAATCCAGCGCAGCTTATCTTAACGGATATTTTCCGCATTATCTTGCAGAATTGACAGAAGGAACAGATACTCAGGTAATACATATGAGTACAGATTGTGTTTTCTCCGGAAAGCGTGGGCAGTATACTGAAGATGATTTGCGTGACGGGGAGACCTTCTATGATCGTTCAAAAGCTCTTGGTGAACTGGAAGATGATAGGAATATAACTATGCGTAATTCAATCGTAGGTCCTGATATTAATCCAAATGGTATAGGACTTCTCAACTGGTTTATGAAGCAAGAAGATACGGTAAATGGCTTCTTAGGAGCAATCTGGACAGGACAGACAACTTTACAGCTTGCAAAAACAATGGAAGTTGCGGCTAAAACTAAGGCTCATGGATTGTTTAATACCGTACCTTCTGAAAGTATAAATAAATACGAATTGCTTAAGCTCTTTAATCACTACATGAGAAATGATAAGATCAATATCATTCCTGTTGATAAAACAGTAGCTGATAAATCTTTAAAACGTACAAGATTTGAATTTGACTATCTTATCCCTGATTATGAGCAAATGGTAGCGGAACTTGCTGATTGGATGAGAGCACATAAATCATTATATCCACATTATGAACTTTAA
- the wecB gene encoding non-hydrolyzing UDP-N-acetylglucosamine 2-epimerase, whose translation MKKLRLMTIVGTRPEIIKMSAIIKKADQYFDQILVHTGQNYDYELNKVFFEDLGLREPDYYLGVVGENLGQTMGNVISKSYELMQEVKPDAIIVLGDTNSCLCVISAKRLKIPVFHMEAGNRCKDENLPEEVIRRIVDVTSDVNLCYSEHARRYILDTGVKPEYTYVVGSPMAEVLSSCKAQIENSTILETLGLKSNGYILLSAHREENIDIEENFFSLMNAVNAMAEKYDMPILYSCHPRSKKYIEARGFKFDSRVIQHKPLGFFDYNKLQQNAFCVVSDSGTIPEEGAYFKFPAVSIRTSTERPEAMDKGVFTIGSITTEQVLQAVDLAVSMHANGDDAVDVPGYVDKNVSVKVIKLIQSYVGIINKMVWRKCNENSDC comes from the coding sequence ATAAAGAAATTGCGTTTGATGACTATTGTCGGAACAAGACCTGAGATCATTAAAATGTCTGCAATCATTAAGAAAGCTGATCAGTACTTTGATCAGATACTTGTTCACACAGGTCAGAATTACGATTATGAGCTTAACAAGGTGTTCTTTGAAGATTTGGGTCTCAGAGAGCCTGATTACTATCTTGGTGTGGTTGGTGAGAATCTTGGTCAGACAATGGGTAATGTAATCTCAAAGTCTTATGAGCTTATGCAGGAAGTAAAACCAGATGCTATAATAGTGCTTGGAGATACAAACTCATGTCTTTGCGTTATTTCTGCAAAGAGACTCAAGATTCCGGTATTCCATATGGAAGCCGGAAACAGATGCAAAGATGAGAATCTGCCTGAAGAGGTTATTAGAAGAATTGTTGATGTTACCAGCGATGTCAATCTGTGCTATTCTGAACATGCCCGCAGATATATTCTTGATACCGGCGTAAAACCGGAGTATACCTATGTAGTCGGTTCTCCTATGGCAGAAGTTCTCTCTTCTTGTAAAGCTCAAATTGAAAACAGCACTATTCTTGAGACTCTTGGATTAAAATCTAACGGATATATACTGCTTTCAGCACATCGTGAAGAGAATATAGATATTGAAGAAAACTTCTTTAGCCTTATGAATGCTGTCAATGCTATGGCTGAAAAGTATGATATGCCTATTCTCTATTCTTGTCATCCGAGGAGTAAGAAATACATAGAAGCCAGAGGCTTTAAGTTTGACAGCAGAGTCATCCAGCACAAGCCGCTTGGTTTCTTTGATTATAACAAGTTGCAACAGAACGCTTTTTGTGTTGTTAGCGATAGCGGAACTATTCCTGAGGAAGGTGCATACTTCAAGTTCCCAGCTGTATCTATCAGAACAAGTACGGAACGTCCCGAAGCAATGGATAAGGGCGTTTTTACAATCGGTAGCATAACTACTGAACAGGTACTTCAGGCTGTTGATCTTGCTGTGTCTATGCATGCTAATGGTGATGATGCAGTTGATGTGCCGGGATATGTTGATAAGAATGTAAGTGTCAAGGTAATCAAACTGATTCAGAGTTATGTCGGTATAATAAATAAGATGGTTTGGAGAAAATGCAATGAGAATAGCGATTGTTGA
- a CDS encoding glycosyltransferase, with product MRIAIVDVAAESGGALSVLMDFLNYLHSIDDDKNEYYIFVSQSIEIENNKFHVVIKPEIKKSWFCRLKWELLEAKKDFTKYRIDTIISLQNTGFFFRGFRQIVYFHNVLLLESKKKYSLFNKEERKFALYTRLIAPYTIRSMKFANTIICQTNTVKNKLQVFLPKINKIVINPNVHIDDEYINTARFPIKGFIYPTSAVPFKKIEDILKCIKINKKWFLYNKLEVIITLTGNENEYSKRVYNFAKKLGIVSFIGYQSRSTIIEYYRNYSLINNSDIESFPLPFMEAALVGTPIVSSAHDYAIEILSNNEAAFLFKTGDMNEMFKCMKKAFDFRPSHTVDCHMIKDNTWKKVFDLL from the coding sequence ATGAGAATAGCGATTGTTGATGTTGCTGCTGAAAGTGGTGGAGCATTGTCAGTATTGATGGATTTTCTAAATTATCTTCATTCAATAGACGATGATAAGAATGAATACTATATATTTGTAAGCCAATCAATTGAAATTGAGAACAATAAGTTTCATGTTGTAATAAAACCAGAAATAAAAAAATCATGGTTTTGCCGATTAAAGTGGGAACTACTAGAAGCTAAAAAGGATTTTACTAAGTATAGAATAGATACAATTATTTCTCTTCAAAATACGGGTTTCTTTTTTCGTGGTTTTAGACAGATTGTTTATTTTCACAATGTATTACTTTTAGAGAGTAAAAAAAAGTATTCACTGTTCAATAAAGAAGAACGTAAGTTTGCGTTGTACACAAGATTAATAGCACCTTATACAATTAGAAGTATGAAATTTGCAAATACTATCATTTGTCAGACAAATACAGTAAAGAATAAATTACAAGTTTTTCTTCCCAAAATTAATAAGATTGTTATTAATCCAAATGTTCATATTGATGATGAATATATAAATACAGCGAGATTTCCCATAAAGGGGTTTATTTATCCGACGTCTGCGGTTCCATTTAAAAAAATAGAAGATATACTTAAATGTATAAAAATTAACAAAAAGTGGTTTTTATATAACAAACTTGAAGTAATTATTACACTAACAGGTAATGAAAACGAATATTCCAAACGAGTGTATAATTTTGCTAAGAAATTAGGAATTGTTAGTTTTATTGGTTATCAGTCAAGAAGCACGATTATTGAATATTATAGAAATTATTCACTCATAAATAATTCAGATATTGAATCTTTTCCGCTGCCATTTATGGAGGCTGCATTAGTTGGAACACCTATTGTATCATCTGCGCACGATTATGCCATAGAGATATTAAGCAACAATGAAGCGGCATTTTTATTTAAAACAGGCGATATGAATGAAATGTTTAAGTGCATGAAAAAAGCATTCGACTTTAGACCTTCTCATACTGTAGATTGTCACATGATTAAAGATAATACCTGGAAGAAAGTTTTTGACTTGTTATAA
- a CDS encoding O-antigen polymerase, with translation MKKNNIDISAKLLLLILSSAVMYIFPNVNELPLVGGYIVFLSIIFIIKSYKNIMSFIVALFLFWFNYSIIFANYFLDMHSFYLRDSYSAVSVIGLRVLLIFNLILCLFTKNSDSKNYEIAWKYNKPVSEIIAWGYLFLLTFILIFGFSRPAKEGGRGSPSTIYEYSIVLFIVGYYFFHSNKYYINLSSFLLILYALQNLYYGGRITALQELTIFFILFVHKKSKTNLKTMIPVVIFSFIIFTGVGLFRANFRLSTSTINDIFESSNNKALTLDTAYSAYYTSLTFIKTESILSLPERLRIFINWICSQLVGGSLIRESNVAQITRRYYIHYYGGVLPFFGHFFMGYIGTILISLVVAKYINDLKSFYKKSGLSKCILLYFVVTTPRWFLYSPSPLFRGAFLVFVVYYITEQFNAFFMKRQYMRMNERDKLQYAKA, from the coding sequence ATGAAAAAAAATAATATAGATATATCGGCTAAATTGTTATTACTAATACTGTCATCCGCGGTTATGTATATTTTTCCGAATGTAAATGAATTACCATTAGTAGGTGGATATATTGTATTTCTAAGTATTATTTTCATAATTAAATCGTATAAGAATATTATGTCTTTTATTGTTGCATTATTTTTATTTTGGTTTAATTACAGTATAATCTTTGCAAATTACTTTCTTGATATGCATTCATTTTATCTTAGAGATTCGTACTCAGCAGTATCAGTAATAGGATTAAGAGTACTATTGATATTTAATTTGATTTTATGTTTGTTCACAAAAAATAGTGACAGCAAAAACTATGAAATAGCATGGAAATATAATAAGCCCGTTAGTGAGATAATCGCATGGGGCTATTTATTTCTTTTGACATTCATCCTGATCTTTGGATTTTCCCGACCAGCTAAGGAAGGTGGTCGAGGGTCACCTTCTACGATATACGAGTACTCTATAGTACTATTTATCGTTGGTTATTATTTCTTTCATTCAAACAAGTATTATATTAATTTAAGTTCTTTTCTCTTGATTTTATATGCTTTACAGAACTTGTATTACGGAGGTAGAATTACTGCCCTGCAAGAGTTGACAATTTTTTTTATTCTTTTTGTTCACAAGAAATCTAAGACTAATTTAAAAACAATGATTCCAGTTGTAATATTTTCGTTTATCATATTTACTGGAGTTGGACTTTTTAGAGCTAATTTTCGACTGTCAACCTCAACTATAAATGATATTTTTGAATCGAGCAATAATAAAGCATTAACTCTTGATACAGCATACTCTGCGTATTACACTTCCTTAACATTTATTAAAACCGAATCAATACTATCTTTACCAGAAAGATTAAGGATATTTATAAATTGGATATGTTCACAGTTGGTAGGAGGAAGTTTAATCAGAGAATCGAATGTTGCTCAAATAACAAGACGTTATTACATACATTATTATGGCGGTGTGCTTCCATTTTTCGGACATTTCTTTATGGGATACATAGGGACAATTTTGATAAGTCTTGTAGTTGCAAAATACATAAATGACTTGAAGTCTTTTTACAAAAAATCAGGTTTATCAAAATGTATTTTACTTTACTTTGTTGTCACAACTCCAAGATGGTTTTTGTATTCTCCGTCTCCATTATTTAGAGGAGCATTTCTAGTTTTTGTTGTGTATTATATTACTGAACAGTTCAATGCTTTTTTTATGAAACGACAATATATGAGAATGAATGAACGCGACAAATTACAATATGCCAAAGCTTAA
- a CDS encoding LicD family protein has protein sequence MKQFYKDFIGKTINSQEQLKIQLDILKYVASFCEKNGLRYFLADGTLLGAVRHHGYIPWDDDIDIRMPRPDYEKMCELFNSKDNDGTYHLIQPSDDEAQHYFVKIIDTRTIKIEPYLNYKFGLIGIDIDVFPIDGAPSNPNEYDKYQKTIRGYNKTYMLKKKIFFRRMLTIGKDFVKNRFKAHFCPFMSFKAVARKVKQLSNQYDFEKSEYVCHIGIGDRYRFPRSAYSDYKMMQFEDTQFRIPCGYDEILTAHYGDYMKLPPVEKQITHHVNNAYWKK, from the coding sequence GTGAAACAATTTTATAAAGATTTTATCGGCAAAACAATAAATAGTCAAGAACAGTTGAAAATACAACTAGACATTCTGAAATATGTTGCAAGTTTTTGTGAAAAGAATGGGCTTCGATATTTTTTGGCTGATGGAACGCTACTTGGAGCTGTCAGGCATCATGGCTATATTCCTTGGGATGATGATATTGATATACGGATGCCAAGACCAGATTATGAAAAAATGTGTGAATTATTCAATTCAAAAGATAATGATGGAACATATCATTTAATTCAGCCTTCTGATGACGAAGCACAGCATTATTTTGTCAAGATTATCGATACTCGAACTATCAAGATTGAGCCCTATTTGAACTATAAATTTGGTCTGATTGGGATTGACATTGATGTCTTTCCAATTGATGGAGCACCATCAAATCCGAATGAGTATGATAAATATCAAAAAACAATTAGAGGATATAATAAAACGTATATGCTGAAAAAGAAGATTTTTTTTCGCAGGATGTTGACAATCGGAAAAGATTTCGTTAAAAATCGCTTCAAAGCTCATTTTTGTCCATTTATGAGTTTTAAGGCAGTTGCACGCAAAGTAAAACAATTATCAAATCAATATGATTTTGAAAAATCGGAATATGTGTGTCATATTGGTATCGGGGATAGATACCGATTTCCAAGATCAGCATATAGTGATTACAAAATGATGCAGTTTGAAGATACACAGTTTAGAATTCCTTGTGGTTATGATGAGATATTAACTGCTCATTATGGAGATTATATGAAATTGCCTCCTGTTGAAAAACAGATTACGCATCATGTCAATAATGCTTATTGGAAAAAATAA
- a CDS encoding pyridoxal-phosphate-dependent aminotransferase family protein: protein MLNFTVGPVMCSDEVCAVGGEQVPYFRTPEFSELMLENEKLMLKFSKAPAGSRVAFMTNSSTGSMEATVMNCFTASDKVLVINGGSFGQRFVELCEIHDVPHDILKLNHGQKLTKERLYEYDNKDYTGLLVNIDETSTGVLYDSEMIGEFCKKNDIFYVCDCVSAFLADTFDMAHCGADVMITGSQKVLACPPGVSMIVLAPRAAERVTNANVKSMYFNLADVLKNMERGQTPFTPAVGILRQINTRLKEIEAAGGADAEIARVAAQAQDFREKIKELPFEFVSESPANGVTSVHPLNADAYEIFMELKDHYGIWICPNGGEMKSTIFRVGHIGYLNHEDNTTLINALKDMQRKGKL, encoded by the coding sequence ATGTTAAACTTTACAGTAGGTCCAGTTATGTGCAGTGATGAAGTATGTGCGGTTGGCGGTGAGCAGGTTCCCTATTTCAGAACGCCGGAATTTTCAGAATTGATGCTGGAAAATGAAAAGCTTATGCTGAAGTTTTCCAAAGCGCCCGCAGGATCGAGAGTAGCTTTTATGACCAATTCTTCTACTGGATCGATGGAAGCGACAGTTATGAACTGTTTTACAGCATCGGATAAGGTGCTGGTTATCAACGGCGGTAGCTTTGGTCAGCGATTTGTTGAACTGTGCGAGATTCATGATGTTCCACACGATATTCTGAAGCTGAATCATGGACAGAAGCTTACCAAAGAAAGACTATATGAATACGACAACAAGGACTATACTGGATTGCTTGTCAATATTGATGAAACTTCTACCGGTGTCCTTTATGATTCGGAAATGATTGGTGAATTCTGTAAAAAGAATGATATCTTCTACGTTTGCGACTGTGTTTCGGCATTCCTAGCTGATACGTTTGATATGGCACACTGCGGTGCGGATGTAATGATAACCGGTTCGCAGAAGGTTCTTGCTTGCCCTCCTGGCGTTTCCATGATTGTTCTTGCTCCCAGGGCTGCGGAGCGTGTGACAAACGCAAATGTGAAGTCAATGTACTTCAATCTTGCAGATGTTCTCAAAAATATGGAACGTGGACAGACACCGTTCACTCCTGCTGTTGGTATACTTCGTCAGATAAACACACGACTGAAGGAAATTGAGGCAGCAGGTGGGGCAGATGCTGAAATTGCCCGTGTTGCAGCCCAGGCACAAGATTTCCGTGAGAAGATCAAAGAATTGCCATTTGAATTTGTATCTGAGTCTCCAGCTAATGGTGTTACATCGGTTCATCCGTTGAATGCAGATGCCTATGAGATTTTCATGGAACTTAAAGACCATTATGGAATCTGGATTTGTCCGAACGGCGGAGAAATGAAAAGTACTATATTCCGTGTTGGTCACATTGGTTACTTGAATCACGAAGACAATACTACGCTTATAAACGCTTTGAAAGATATGCAAAGAAAAGGTAAACTGTGA
- a CDS encoding adenylyltransferase/cytidyltransferase family protein: MIKVITYGTYDMLHYGHIRLLERAKALGDYLIVGVTSDDYDKTRGKINLQQSLMERVEAVKAIGIADEIIVEEYEGQKIDDIRRYQVDIFTVGSDWEGKFDYLNEYCKVVYLPRTEGVSSSEIRAEKRKLKIGTIGGKGLCSKFKREMQFVNGVEYQECGNDFKNVDAVYIATHPERHYADVKRALELGKHVICESPIALKVGECRELLNLAHEKGLILTDAIKTAYSTAYSRLLVVAKSGRIGDIISVDSVCTSLSDNVYDENVDLSRKQNSICAWGPTAMLPIFQLLGTEYRSSNIITQIIDSNINFDGYTKIDFVYDKAVASARVAKAAKAEGELVITGTKGYIYVPAPWWKTDYFEIRFENPADNKRYFYQLDGEGIRYEIVAFAKSVESGRDNFYINNSISSEISKTIEKYNSNDYIEI, from the coding sequence GTGATCAAAGTAATTACATACGGAACATATGATATGCTCCATTATGGACATATTCGTCTACTTGAAAGAGCCAAAGCACTTGGTGATTATCTTATAGTTGGTGTAACATCTGATGACTATGATAAAACAAGAGGAAAAATTAATCTTCAGCAATCCTTGATGGAACGTGTTGAAGCAGTCAAAGCGATAGGTATTGCTGATGAAATAATAGTTGAAGAATACGAAGGTCAAAAAATAGATGATATCCGCCGTTATCAGGTCGATATTTTTACTGTTGGTTCTGATTGGGAAGGCAAGTTTGACTATCTTAATGAATACTGCAAGGTCGTATATCTTCCCCGTACTGAGGGCGTATCAAGCTCTGAAATACGAGCTGAAAAGAGAAAGCTTAAAATTGGAACCATCGGCGGAAAAGGACTGTGTTCAAAATTCAAAAGAGAAATGCAGTTCGTGAACGGTGTTGAGTATCAGGAATGTGGTAATGATTTTAAAAACGTTGATGCGGTATATATTGCAACACATCCCGAAAGACACTATGCCGATGTTAAGAGAGCGCTGGAACTTGGGAAGCACGTCATCTGCGAGTCACCTATTGCACTCAAAGTTGGTGAATGCAGAGAGCTTTTGAATCTGGCTCATGAAAAAGGTCTTATTTTGACTGATGCGATTAAAACTGCATATTCTACTGCTTATTCAAGGTTGCTTGTTGTTGCAAAAAGCGGTAGGATAGGTGATATTATATCCGTGGATTCAGTATGTACAAGCTTGAGTGATAATGTATATGATGAAAATGTCGATTTGTCACGTAAACAAAATAGTATATGCGCATGGGGACCAACAGCTATGCTTCCAATTTTTCAGTTGCTTGGGACGGAGTATAGATCAAGTAATATTATTACTCAAATTATTGACAGTAATATAAACTTTGATGGATATACTAAAATTGATTTCGTTTATGATAAGGCTGTTGCATCTGCAAGAGTAGCAAAAGCAGCAAAGGCCGAAGGTGAACTCGTTATTACTGGTACCAAGGGATACATTTATGTTCCTGCACCTTGGTGGAAAACTGATTATTTTGAGATTCGATTTGAAAATCCAGCTGATAATAAAAGGTATTTTTATCAGTTAGATGGAGAGGGAATTAGGTATGAAATAGTTGCGTTTGCAAAATCGGTAGAAAGTGGACGAGATAATTTCTATATCAATAATTCTATATCGTCAGAAATCTCTAAGACAATAGAAAAGTACAATTCTAATGATTACATTGAAATATGA
- a CDS encoding LicD family protein, whose protein sequence is MNNAKELSPEQFRKMQLTELDMLVEFDRVCQKNKIRYVLFGGSLLGAVRHKGYIPWDDDADIGMLREDYNKFKRHINELNPDICYFQDHDTDPEYRWGYGKLRRTGTKYVRVGQEHLKCKTGIFVDVFPMDDIPLSVFGQILQDLHCFCLRKILWSEVAKYNTKGFWKIWFTLLSKIPVSFAFDQYKIYEKKSRNRTPNRVRCLSFPATGTLYKKNPINERYGMPKSWFTERKKYFFEGKYFFSSRDFDTVLKYIYGDYMEIPDEKGREQHSPFSEIKFPEE, encoded by the coding sequence ATGAATAATGCAAAAGAATTAAGTCCGGAACAGTTTAGAAAAATGCAGCTGACAGAACTCGATATGCTTGTTGAGTTTGACAGGGTGTGCCAGAAGAATAAGATCAGATATGTTTTGTTTGGCGGAAGTCTTCTTGGTGCGGTGCGTCATAAAGGATATATTCCATGGGACGATGATGCGGATATTGGAATGCTGCGTGAAGATTACAATAAATTTAAACGTCATATAAACGAATTGAATCCGGATATTTGTTATTTCCAGGATCATGATACAGACCCAGAGTATAGATGGGGATATGGGAAGTTGCGTAGAACAGGAACGAAATATGTTCGTGTTGGTCAGGAACATCTGAAATGTAAGACGGGTATATTTGTTGATGTATTTCCTATGGATGATATTCCTTTGTCAGTATTTGGACAGATACTACAGGATTTGCATTGCTTTTGTCTAAGAAAGATTTTATGGTCCGAAGTTGCTAAATACAACACAAAAGGCTTTTGGAAGATATGGTTCACTCTTTTATCGAAGATTCCTGTTTCATTTGCATTTGATCAGTATAAGATTTATGAGAAAAAGAGCAGAAATCGCACTCCCAACAGAGTGAGATGTCTTTCTTTCCCGGCTACAGGAACCTTGTATAAGAAAAACCCTATCAACGAGCGTTATGGAATGCCAAAATCATGGTTTACAGAAAGAAAGAAATATTTCTTTGAGGGAAAGTATTTTTTCAGTTCTCGTGACTTTGATACGGTGTTAAAGTATATTTACGGAGATTATATGGAAATTCCAGATGAAAAAGGCAGAGAACAGCATTCGCCGTTTTCGGAAATAAAGTTTCCTGAAGAATAA